In Treponema denticola, one genomic interval encodes:
- the fabV gene encoding enoyl-ACP reductase FabV — protein MIVKPMVRNNICLNAHPQGCKKGVEDQIEYTKKRITAEVKAGAKAPKNVLVLGCSNGYGLASRITAAFGYGAATIGVSFEKAGSETKYGTPGWYNNLAFDEAAKREGLYSVTIDGDAFSDEIKAQVIEEAKKKGIKFDLIVYSLASPVRTDPDTGIMHKSVLKPFGKTFTGKTVDPFTGELKEISAEPANDEEAAATVKVMGGEDWERWIKQLSKEGLLEEGCITLAYSYIGPEATQALYRKGTIGKAKEHLEATAHRLNKENPSIRAFVSVNKGLVTRASAVIPVIPLYLASLFKVMKEKGNHEGCIEQITRLYAERLYRKDGTIPVDEENRIRIDDWELEEDVQKAVSALMEKVTSENAESLTDLAGYRHDFLASNGFDVEGINYEAEVERFDRI, from the coding sequence ATGATTGTAAAACCAATGGTTAGGAACAATATTTGTCTAAACGCTCATCCGCAAGGATGCAAAAAAGGCGTTGAGGATCAAATAGAGTACACAAAAAAGAGAATTACCGCTGAGGTAAAAGCCGGAGCAAAGGCACCTAAAAATGTGCTGGTACTCGGCTGCTCGAACGGTTACGGACTTGCAAGCCGCATAACGGCAGCATTCGGCTATGGGGCAGCCACTATCGGCGTTTCCTTTGAAAAGGCCGGAAGCGAAACAAAGTACGGCACACCCGGCTGGTACAATAACCTGGCCTTTGACGAGGCTGCCAAGAGGGAAGGCCTTTATTCCGTAACTATAGACGGAGACGCCTTTTCCGATGAAATCAAGGCACAAGTAATCGAAGAAGCCAAAAAGAAAGGAATTAAATTCGATCTTATAGTTTACAGCTTGGCAAGTCCTGTAAGAACCGATCCCGATACAGGCATAATGCACAAGTCCGTCTTAAAGCCTTTCGGAAAGACATTTACAGGCAAGACAGTCGATCCCTTTACGGGAGAACTAAAAGAAATTTCCGCCGAACCTGCAAACGATGAAGAAGCCGCTGCAACCGTTAAGGTTATGGGAGGAGAAGACTGGGAACGCTGGATAAAGCAGCTTTCAAAAGAAGGTCTTTTAGAAGAAGGCTGCATTACCCTAGCCTATTCCTATATCGGCCCGGAGGCCACTCAAGCCCTCTACCGAAAGGGCACCATAGGAAAGGCAAAAGAACACCTTGAAGCAACTGCCCACCGCCTAAACAAAGAAAACCCGTCAATACGGGCCTTCGTTTCGGTAAACAAGGGCTTGGTAACAAGAGCAAGTGCGGTAATCCCCGTAATTCCCCTATACCTCGCTTCCTTGTTTAAGGTTATGAAAGAAAAAGGAAACCACGAGGGCTGTATTGAGCAAATTACCCGCCTTTATGCCGAAAGGCTCTACCGTAAAGACGGCACCATCCCTGTCGATGAAGAAAACAGAATCCGTATCGACGACTGGGAGCTTGAAGAAGACGTTCAAAAGGCAGTTTCAGCTTTAATGGAAAAGGTAACAAGCGAAAATGCCGAAAGCCTAACCGACCTTGCAGGCTACCGCCACGACTTTTTAGCCTCAAACGGCTTTGATGTCGAAGGCATCAACTACGAAGCCGAAGTAGAAAGGTTCGACAGGATTTAA
- a CDS encoding virulence RhuM family protein, which translates to MAKKAKTDIRSSAAEYLTFVAAGGKSAENIEIRYEDENIWLTQKMMAVLYDVDVRTVNYHIKKIFIDSELQENSVIRNFRITAADGKDYDTKHYGLQMIIAVGFKVNSERAVQFRKWVNRITKEYTIKGWVMDSERLKKGSFLTDKYFEEQLERVREIRASERKFYQKITDLYATALDYDKTAAATKRFYATVQNKMHFAVHGHTAAELIYERADSTQPHMGLTTWQDAPEGKIKKSDVIIAKNYLSETELSQLNRMVTSYLDFAENMALRKIPLTMQDWETRLTGFIEMFEYGLLKDAGKVSAEIAKLHAETEFEKYRIIQDKTFVSDFDKYLAELENTISG; encoded by the coding sequence ATGGCAAAAAAAGCTAAAACGGATATTCGATCTTCGGCGGCGGAGTATTTGACTTTTGTTGCTGCAGGCGGTAAAAGCGCTGAAAATATCGAAATACGGTATGAAGATGAAAATATTTGGCTGACTCAAAAAATGATGGCTGTTTTGTATGATGTTGATGTAAGAACAGTCAACTATCATATTAAGAAAATTTTTATTGATAGTGAATTGCAGGAAAATTCAGTTATCCGAAATTTTCGGATAACTGCCGCTGACGGAAAAGACTATGACACAAAACACTACGGATTGCAAATGATTATTGCCGTAGGCTTTAAAGTTAATTCTGAGCGGGCGGTGCAATTTAGAAAATGGGTCAACCGTATTACAAAAGAGTACACAATCAAAGGCTGGGTCATGGATTCGGAACGGCTGAAAAAAGGCTCTTTTCTTACAGACAAATATTTTGAAGAACAGCTGGAGCGGGTTAGAGAAATCAGGGCAAGCGAACGCAAGTTCTATCAAAAGATTACCGACCTGTATGCAACTGCTTTAGACTACGATAAAACAGCCGCTGCTACCAAAAGGTTTTATGCAACGGTACAAAACAAAATGCATTTTGCCGTCCACGGGCATACGGCTGCGGAGCTTATTTATGAGCGTGCCGACAGTACGCAACCGCACATGGGACTGACTACATGGCAGGATGCTCCCGAAGGCAAAATTAAAAAATCCGATGTTATTATTGCAAAAAACTACTTAAGCGAGACAGAACTTTCGCAGTTAAACCGGATGGTAACTTCATATCTCGACTTTGCAGAAAATATGGCGTTGCGGAAGATTCCGCTTACCATGCAAGATTGGGAAACGCGGCTTACCGGTTTTATCGAAATGTTCGAATACGGACTTTTAAAAGACGCGGGAAAGGTATCTGCGGAAATTGCAAAACTGCATGCCGAAACCGAATTTGAAAAATACCGCATCATTCAGGATAAGACCTTTGTTTCCGATTTTGACAAATACTTAGCGGAATTGGAAAATACCATTAGCGGATAA
- a CDS encoding ATP-binding protein, giving the protein MEDYNKEFKIDIPKKQSALKAEIISFLNSTNGEIYLGVDDSGTIHYDLINEKKEKWEEILSNWIVNAFNPDVTNLIYIYPNETPFRIKILKGKERPYFYKDGEGFNTKGVYVRVGSTKRLASFDEIQRMIRQHSQHDYERLLCHRDDLTFNYVENRFKEKGVLFDKYALSLIDKDDKYNNAALLLSDQNPTTSKFAVFQGTTVNIFLDKKEFTGSILKQLDEVLYFANLSNRKKITITGKPERDEYLDIPERALREAIVNCYCHRDWTLSGDIKIEFYDDRVQIFSPGSLPDGLTLENIKMGMVAKRNKIIVDTLDKADVIENYASGVRRIFEDYAHFKKQPEYYISDNGVIVTLFNRNYYVQNDGQSGGQNDVQNDVQNDVQNDVQKLSAEQRKEKIMELMKSNNKITIDMIKCIINVSKPTIERDIAKLRKDNKIEYIGSAKDGRWIVKTKN; this is encoded by the coding sequence ATGGAAGATTATAATAAAGAGTTTAAAATCGATATTCCTAAAAAACAAAGTGCACTTAAAGCTGAAATCATCTCTTTTTTAAATAGCACCAATGGAGAAATATATTTAGGTGTAGATGACAGCGGAACTATACATTATGATCTTATAAACGAAAAAAAGGAAAAATGGGAAGAAATACTCTCAAATTGGATTGTAAATGCTTTTAATCCCGATGTAACGAATTTAATATATATCTATCCAAATGAAACACCTTTTAGGATAAAGATTCTTAAGGGAAAAGAAAGACCTTATTTTTATAAAGATGGAGAAGGTTTTAATACAAAAGGCGTATATGTCAGAGTCGGCAGTACAAAAAGACTTGCAAGTTTTGATGAAATTCAAAGAATGATACGGCAGCATAGTCAGCATGATTACGAGCGTTTGTTATGTCATCGGGATGATTTAACCTTTAATTATGTAGAAAATAGATTTAAAGAAAAAGGAGTCCTTTTTGACAAATATGCTCTATCCCTCATCGATAAAGATGATAAATACAATAATGCAGCTCTCTTATTGAGTGACCAAAATCCTACTACTAGTAAATTTGCAGTTTTTCAAGGCACTACGGTGAATATCTTTTTGGATAAAAAAGAATTTACAGGTTCCATCTTAAAACAATTAGATGAAGTTCTCTATTTTGCCAATTTATCAAATCGAAAAAAAATCACCATTACCGGAAAACCTGAACGGGATGAATATTTGGATATTCCCGAAAGAGCACTCAGAGAAGCTATCGTAAATTGTTATTGTCATAGAGATTGGACCTTAAGCGGAGATATAAAAATAGAATTTTACGATGACAGAGTGCAGATTTTTTCTCCCGGCAGCTTGCCAGACGGATTGACATTGGAAAACATAAAAATGGGCATGGTTGCAAAAAGAAATAAAATTATCGTAGATACTCTGGATAAAGCCGATGTTATTGAAAATTATGCTTCGGGCGTACGCAGAATATTTGAAGATTATGCACATTTTAAAAAACAACCCGAATATTATATTTCCGATAACGGGGTAATAGTTACCTTATTCAATCGAAATTATTATGTCCAAAATGACGGTCAAAGTGGCGGCCAAAATGATGTTCAAAATGATGTTCAAAATGATGTTCAAAATGATGTTCAAAAATTGAGTGCAGAACAAAGAAAAGAAAAGATCATGGAACTGATGAAATCAAATAACAAAATCACAATTGATATGATAAAATGTATAATTAATGTATCAAAACCTACCATTGAGAGGGATATAGCTAAACTAAGAAAAGACAACAAGATTGAATATATCGGCAGTGCCAAGGACGGCCGGTGGATTGTAAAAACAAAGAATTAG
- a CDS encoding cysteine protease has translation MKKFLMITITVCLLAGGVNAFAYGINSFTVYDAQDNIVHKITAKSEVNALYLLFQESLQIAADEALFTELPKDAQVLYRYVLSYNYSDDEQYFSFIVYKNYPLCRIPQLQEKEDIPKELTWKLFKYAYEIAGKPAEVKKLLSYSAKNSYIRIYDDKDSLLLFITGEKILDMFDTLFGKDIAEIEIEERNLKSLFTAESIHDGREVLVHYSFMDDDKIMKLYIYKDTKEMNITTDTGVLKVNLSEEAYRILSSPKSFQKEFEKRR, from the coding sequence ATGAAAAAATTTTTAATGATAACGATTACAGTATGTTTATTAGCAGGCGGTGTAAATGCCTTTGCCTATGGAATCAATAGCTTTACGGTTTATGATGCACAAGACAATATTGTACACAAGATAACCGCCAAGAGCGAAGTCAATGCGTTATATCTGCTTTTTCAAGAATCTTTGCAGATAGCAGCTGACGAAGCTTTGTTTACGGAATTACCTAAAGACGCACAAGTGTTATACCGTTATGTTCTTTCATATAATTACAGTGATGATGAGCAGTATTTCAGTTTTATAGTATATAAAAATTATCCTCTTTGCCGGATTCCCCAATTACAGGAAAAGGAGGATATCCCAAAAGAATTAACATGGAAACTTTTTAAATATGCATACGAAATCGCCGGCAAGCCGGCTGAGGTGAAAAAGCTGCTTTCTTATTCTGCGAAAAATTCTTATATCCGCATATATGATGATAAGGACTCTCTTTTACTATTTATTACAGGGGAAAAAATTCTGGATATGTTCGACACATTGTTTGGAAAAGATATCGCCGAAATCGAAATCGAAGAAAGAAATTTGAAAAGCCTTTTTACCGCCGAAAGCATTCATGATGGCCGAGAAGTCCTTGTGCATTATTCATTTATGGATGATGACAAAATTATGAAGCTGTATATTTACAAAGACACAAAAGAAATGAATATAACAACCGATACCGGAGTTCTAAAAGTAAACCTTTCAGAAGAAGCGTATAGAATTTTAAGCAGCCCTAAAAGCTTTCAAAAAGAATTCGAAAAAAGAAGATGA
- a CDS encoding leucine-rich repeat domain-containing protein encodes MKKFLTVLFLTGLLTASIAAAENSAKTAGTGKAILGISPHGKDISIKAVTADGSPVQVEGCTVTEFPSGEETVLTATGTKVVLKGALIELFCYANKLTALDVRGLTALQELYCQNNMLTSLDVRELTGLHTLYCGKNWFTALDIRGLTALQELYCNDNEIASLDARGLTALQALHCDNNRLTSLDVQGLTALQELDCSSNAIASIDVRGLTGLRILYCENNRLTSLDVQGLTALQKLDCSSNAIASIDVRGLTGLRMLYCENNRLTSLDVQGLTALQKLVCSDNQLTALNVQGLPALQALVFQHNRLEEDALIRILNSLPDRKTDEEAEAVFYTEEDSRNEGNYTDWSSSAGLQAAIKTARAKNWTIYKQTVGEDFEELEVTEESERGTGFVAPPFQSIKPTR; translated from the coding sequence ATGAAAAAATTTTTGACGGTATTATTTTTAACAGGACTGTTGACAGCGAGTATCGCAGCAGCAGAAAATTCTGCGAAAACTGCTGGCACAGGAAAGGCTATACTCGGAATAAGTCCGCATGGAAAAGATATAAGCATAAAGGCGGTAACGGCAGACGGCTCGCCCGTACAGGTAGAAGGCTGCACGGTTACGGAATTCCCGAGCGGCGAAGAAACGGTACTTACGGCAACGGGAACAAAGGTTGTCCTTAAAGGTGCTCTTATCGAGCTGTTCTGTTATGCTAACAAACTTACCGCGCTTGATGTCCGCGGTTTAACGGCTTTGCAGGAGCTGTATTGCCAAAACAATATGCTTACTTCGCTTGATGTACGGGAATTAACCGGCTTACATACGCTGTATTGCGGCAAAAATTGGTTTACCGCACTGGATATACGTGGGTTGACCGCTTTGCAGGAGCTGTACTGCAATGATAACGAAATCGCATCCCTCGATGCACGGGGGCTTACCGCGCTGCAGGCACTGCACTGTGACAATAACCGGCTGACATCCCTTGATGTGCAGGGGCTGACTGCTTTACAGGAGCTGGATTGCAGTTCCAATGCAATCGCTTCCATCGATGTACGGGGACTTACCGGCTTACGTATACTGTACTGTGAAAATAACCGGCTAACCTCCCTCGATGTACAGGGTCTGACTGCTTTACAGAAGCTGGATTGCAGTTCCAATGCAATCGCTTCCATCGATGTACGGGGACTTACCGGCTTACGTATGCTGTACTGTGAAAATAACCGGCTAACCTCCCTCGATGTACAGGGGCTGACTGCTTTACAGAAGCTGGTGTGCTCGGATAATCAGCTTACCGCACTCAATGTGCAGGGCTTACCCGCCTTACAGGCGCTGGTTTTTCAGCATAACCGCCTTGAAGAAGATGCCCTTATACGGATACTCAACAGTTTGCCCGACCGCAAAACGGATGAAGAAGCCGAAGCCGTATTTTACACGGAAGAGGATAGTAGGAATGAAGGAAACTATACGGATTGGAGTTCTTCCGCCGGTCTGCAAGCAGCAATAAAAACTGCAAGAGCAAAAAATTGGACGATTTATAAGCAGACTGTCGGAGAAGATTTTGAAGAGCTTGAGGTGACGGAGGAATCGGAGCGCGGTACAGGCTTCGTGGCGCCGCCGTTCCAATCGATAAAACCTACACGGTAA
- a CDS encoding SUMF1/EgtB/PvdO family nonheme iron enzyme: MCAGTKNIPDGTSAVIKIIEKAAGGNDADVATLTAPVRNNTIECAWKIVYAAGEDDTNSEEDENVYALPEYAFIIECGGIRSKESGLLAVRGGLQVIVKDAQSNAPLKNTKVSILQNGFMYKTVETDDKGYFELFDIPIGKFEVKPESSDYYGDFLTDQYMNEVDTDSEEYQEILTYLARHKKQTKELLKPIDVEITYHNTSESQKDAYFKIYTHILKQKNKGYEKERTELHAMYQTINTFFALTAGGGTYFGHQAERICAYVEYDLTYLKKSETAVKERTLSEAEKSDFEYFLWTVGTQNIDMQQYMVNEGNLGYAKIMHAAINAMTNLESYLRNTFYYERAYNYINLTMLKKIGGRSGDEEATAVFYTEEDNRSEGNYTDWSSSAGLQAAIKTARAKNWTIYKQIVGGDFEELEVTEESERGTGFGGAAVPIDKTYTVKGVSFTMKGITAVTDAVLGDNSMEDNQEHSVNLSAYYIGETEVTQELWLAVMGNNPSYFDGSQNSEPAKGEAQGKRPVENVTWFDCIVFCNELTKKVSELEENQCVYTFGGHAYTKEDAQNQEVPEMDMSKKGFRLPTETEWEWAAKGGKEYRWAGTDEQDELKKYAWYAWYDDSDGGDANNKTHEVKQKQANGYGLYDMSGNVWEWCWDWYDDNTPAEGHDLDGVGAGSVRVIRGGSWFNRAIYAACASRDISNPVSRCDFLGLRVAYSVGK, translated from the coding sequence TTGTGCGCCGGCACGAAAAATATTCCCGATGGAACGAGCGCGGTAATCAAAATCATAGAAAAAGCCGCCGGCGGCAATGACGCCGATGTTGCAACGCTTACGGCGCCGGTGCGGAACAACACCATTGAATGCGCGTGGAAAATCGTTTATGCCGCCGGTGAGGATGATACAAACAGCGAAGAAGATGAAAACGTCTATGCACTGCCGGAATACGCATTTATAATCGAGTGCGGAGGGATAAGGAGCAAAGAAAGCGGGCTGCTTGCGGTGCGGGGAGGCTTACAAGTCATCGTAAAAGATGCCCAATCAAACGCTCCTCTGAAAAATACGAAGGTTTCGATTTTACAAAACGGCTTCATGTATAAAACCGTTGAGACGGATGATAAAGGGTATTTTGAATTGTTCGATATACCGATTGGAAAATTTGAAGTAAAGCCGGAAAGCTCGGACTATTACGGCGATTTTTTGACGGATCAATATATGAACGAAGTCGATACTGATTCAGAGGAATATCAAGAAATTCTAACGTATTTGGCTCGTCATAAAAAACAAACGAAGGAACTCTTAAAGCCGATTGATGTGGAAATAACGTATCACAATACATCAGAGTCTCAAAAGGATGCATATTTTAAGATATATACTCATATTTTAAAGCAAAAAAATAAGGGATACGAAAAAGAGCGAACTGAATTACATGCAATGTACCAAACAATCAATACATTTTTTGCACTGACGGCAGGAGGGGGAACCTATTTCGGTCATCAAGCAGAACGGATTTGCGCTTATGTGGAATATGATTTGACCTATTTGAAAAAATCCGAAACCGCCGTAAAAGAGCGTACATTATCCGAAGCTGAAAAATCCGATTTTGAGTATTTTTTGTGGACTGTCGGGACTCAAAACATCGATATGCAGCAATATATGGTAAATGAAGGGAATTTGGGATATGCAAAAATTATGCATGCGGCAATTAACGCGATGACAAACCTTGAATCGTATCTACGCAATACTTTTTACTATGAACGCGCCTATAACTATATCAATCTCACCATGCTGAAAAAGATTGGGGGGCGCTCAGGTGATGAAGAAGCCACAGCCGTATTTTACACGGAAGAGGATAATCGGAGTGAAGGAAACTATACGGATTGGAGCTCTTCCGCCGGTCTCCAAGCAGCAATAAAAACTGCAAGAGCAAAAAATTGGACGATTTATAAGCAGATTGTCGGAGGAGATTTTGAAGAGCTTGAGGTGACGGAGGAATCGGAGCGCGGTACAGGCTTCGGTGGCGCCGCCGTTCCAATCGATAAAACCTACACGGTAAAAGGCGTGAGCTTTACGATGAAAGGGATTACCGCCGTAACGGACGCCGTACTGGGTGATAATAGCATGGAGGATAACCAAGAACACTCGGTAAACCTGTCAGCGTATTATATAGGAGAGACGGAAGTAACGCAGGAACTGTGGCTTGCAGTGATGGGGAATAATCCGAGCTATTTCGACGGTTCCCAAAACAGCGAACCGGCTAAAGGCGAAGCGCAGGGAAAACGGCCGGTAGAAAACGTAACGTGGTTTGACTGCATTGTGTTCTGTAACGAGCTGACGAAGAAAGTATCGGAGTTAGAAGAAAACCAGTGCGTATATACCTTTGGAGGACACGCATACACAAAGGAAGATGCCCAAAATCAAGAGGTTCCGGAAATGGATATGAGCAAGAAAGGGTTCCGCTTACCGACGGAGACAGAATGGGAATGGGCAGCGAAGGGAGGTAAAGAGTACCGCTGGGCAGGAACGGATGAGCAAGATGAACTTAAAAAGTATGCGTGGTATGCATGGTATGATGACAGCGACGGAGGAGATGCGAACAATAAGACGCATGAAGTAAAGCAGAAGCAAGCGAACGGCTACGGCTTATACGATATGAGCGGGAACGTATGGGAATGGTGCTGGGACTGGTACGACGATAATACGCCTGCCGAGGGACACGACCTTGACGGTGTTGGGGCGGGTTCGGTCCGCGTCATTCGCGGCGGCAGCTGGTTTAATAGAGCGATTTACGCCGCTTGCGCCTCTCGGGACATCAGTAATCCGGTCAGCAGATGTGACTTTCTCGGTTTGCGTGTGGCGTACAGCGTTGGGAAATAA